Sequence from the Triplophysa rosa linkage group LG22, Trosa_1v2, whole genome shotgun sequence genome:
TCCAGCAGCCATACAGCAGCAGATCGCAGTTGTGCCCGGCGGTTATGTTGACTCATGCTGGCTCAAAGTCTTGCCGCCGTTGAGCATGGCCGAGGCGCTCCGGCTCTTGGTCGGGGTGCCGCTTCCCGAGCGTGACAACTCGGTCAGATCGTGGAGTGACGGCTCTCTGTACATAGCAACTATAAAAGGTAGACAAGTAACAGGTCTTAGTGAGTTAGTGAGAATGATGCACATTGCTGCATGTTATCTTAATGTGGTCAAGAAATTGACAAGGAAATAGTTTGTGGTTAGACGTTTCCATTATATGCCTTACTTTCTCATTGCATGTATGTTTGAGAAGCCCTTATTACTTATACAGATCTTTATACCTTTAAACCTGTATATGTGAGATAACACAAGCTTGAATTCATGTGTCATAGTAACTTCATACATAAATCTGATTTAAGCCCATGTAGTAATGCATATATGaagtaaatgtacagtatatatacatgtCTAATCCCACTATTTGTTTGAAACATGCactatattattttatacacagctgtggaaaaaattaagagaccatttcaaattattttcagtttttctgaatttcctatttataattatatgttcagttaaaattattattattttttcattctgtGGTGTGAACTACCaacaatatttctcctaaattccaaataaaaatattgtttctatttgcatttatgaaaactggagaaacaggtctaACTAtaagaaaagatgctctgtattttttaaacctcaaatactgcaaatactcacgtttaagcaatacaacagtaatatttttatcaCAGATTTCATATTTCTTGTCATGCTATtattctttcacattgctgctggatgactttatgtcacttctgaggtttgatGTTGTTGACACTGGACAGGAATGACCAgagtacatctagaaatgctgattaaatgaaaatttgcaaTGGTCTCTCAATTTTGTCTGCAGTTGTAGATagataaaaaacacattaattaTATATAACAAGATGGCACACTTGAAACGTGTTGGCCATGGTGCAGGGAGCATGTTTCTGTTTCAGCACCAATCAACTACTGAGCTGTACACGTTCTGGAAATCCAACAAGCTACTTGTAATTCATGTGCTAGAATCGACTAATATCTTCTCAGCAGAAAGTAGATATTTTTAGAAAGCTATCAGCTTGAGGAACGGTATGGGAGACACTTGAACGAACCTTTGAGAGGTTTGGGGATGAAGTGGGCAGCCGGCTTGGTCTTCTTTACGTGGTTGCCCTTCATGATTTGACCTTCTTTGTTGAGACCCAGGTACCAGGCTCGGCCTGACTGCTGCTGCCGATAGATCATTGACGAGTAGGTCACGTAATAGTTCTCAAACACGGACTCTTTAAATTTGCACTCTGGCGTGAAGTGCTCCTGTGAGAGTTAAATGGGTCGgagaacacaacagaaaaataatcagtggggagagagcgagagagggggaaagaaaaacatttgtgtgtgtgtgtgcgtgcgtgcgtgcgtgcgtgtgtgtgtgtgtgtgtgtgtgtgcgtgtgtgtggacaAGTATTTGCATAAGAGataaagagtgtgtgtgtttaagagagggagagagagagactgactgAACAAATTCATTTTTCCTACTCAGTATCTTTTCCATAAAAACTATTTAGGCGGCGTTTATATACTAGTGCGGTTTCCATTAAAAACGCATAACTCTTGCTACAGTTATGCCTGGCGTTTACACTGCTCCGGAGTTTTCGAACCCCGAAAACAGAGACTTTTGGAAACGCTGCAGACCccgttttagtttgaaaacttCGGGGTTGCGTTTCTGTGTAAACGGAGGAAAACTGAGACTTTAGAATACGCAAGCGTGGTTGCCCTGGGTCGTCTGTATTATTGTGTTTGCTTCCCTAATTCATTATGCCCCGGTCATATGAGCCATTACTCTACCTGAAGGTGACAATGACCAGCCTCGCAACGACCGTTTAAACAACAAACATCCTTAATAACATGTAGACTACTGTTGAACGATTTTAAACAGATAAAAACTCATTTGTggtgtaatttttttttaactgtgatTGAATTACAGAATGTGTTAAATTTATACGTTTCCATTCATcttgtaaatatatacagtatatattaggTAAATGTACCTCAGGTTGATGCTTTTTACCATTTAAGATGAAAACCTGGCTTCTACATGGTTAAACTGAGTCTATACAAATCTGTACTTATAAGTCACATTTTGTATACTTTCCTACAACAACTGAtcttacatactgtaaatgaccATCATAAATATATTagaaggtccagtgtatgaaatttagcagcatctagcggtgaggttgcgaattggaaccaacggctcactccacccctcccctttgaagcactacggtggctgacacagatgtcacgttttctcttttttgccaaagaagataacgtatttatgaaacacgctctgtagagcagtttgtccgttcagggctactgtagaaacaacatggtgaattccatgtaaggagacccgcagtgtatgtagatagaaacagctcattctaaggtaataaaaacataacgcttcattatgtaaggcctttatacacctctgaagacaaaaCTACTGCTTTTATACTGTGTAGTGAAAGAAGATAAAGCAGtgaagagacagagacagaattGAGCTGAAGATGATACTCTATTCTCTGTTGATACCTGCACATCACCTCATGTTTTGTCTATCTGGAGGTAAATTCCTCTAATTGGAACCCTAATAAACACTCTGACCAGCGTGGCATGTCATCCCATGTGCTCTCCCTCCTGTTTGTGACGCAGATTGATTACCAATAAACTCCTGAGGCCTGAAACACTTTGACTCAGTCTTGTGGATCAATACATTCGTTCTGGAGaaaacaacctctcaaaacctACAAGGAGCATACACGGCACGGCCAAATAATATGGGTGCGATTTTGAGTATCCCTGTGGGTGGAGAGTCAGACACAAGCCCACTCAGGTACACACAAAGTAAAGTCTTTGCATTTgtgcattataaaataatgcagTATTGCAGCAAACGGCTGGCCAAGAGTGTGAAAACCACA
This genomic interval carries:
- the fgf13b gene encoding fibroblast growth factor 13b; amino-acid sequence: MSGKALLKTKEDKDATKEPQLKGIVTKLYSRQGFHLQLQADGTIDGTKEEDNNYAIFNLIPVGLRVVAIQGVQTKLYLAMNNEGFLYTSEHFTPECKFKESVFENYYVTYSSMIYRQQQSGRAWYLGLNKEGQIMKGNHVKKTKPAAHFIPKPLKVAMYREPSLHDLTELSRSGSGTPTKSRSASAMLNGGKTLSQHEST